GGGTTCACGAATTTCGAGCGAATAATCCATTTTTGTTTCGAGCCTGGCAACAGGTTGTTTTATATACAATTGACCCCTTTGGATAATCCGAAGCGAGACCTTCTTGGGTTTCAGTTCCAGGGGTTTTGTATTTCGTGTACTTGTTACGGAAAATTTGACCGGATAGGCCTGTGTGATCGTTTCATCCGATTTTTTAAACATGAAATACGAACCGATCACCGGATGGATCACAAACGCCAGGAGAAGCCCCACATACAGGAGGCTCTGGTTTTCTTTTTCGAGTCTGGAAATATCAATGATATCAGACGGTCTTGGGGATTTCAGAAGCTCAGTGTGGTCTGCCATAAGAATCTCGCGTCTTTCTGTGAAATTGATACCATCCCGGTTTTATTAACCATCGAACGGAATCAATATCACGGTAACAGGTACGAAATCCGTGATACCCAGTCGAGTCGCCCTGTTCCTCCGCTGTATTTAATATGGAAAAATCTGGAAATTTGTCAAGAAGAAAATTGTTACTTTTAAAATTCATGTAACACGAAAAATAACCATAAAAGTCATAATTCGGACAGTATATCCCATAATGCTAAGTATGCAATATTTATGCCACCGGCGTTAAATCTTTAAAATTTACGATACAGGTCGATAATTAATACGTCTTGCATCGCATTTTACCGGATAATTTTAAAATCCCCCGAATCGATAACGAGTTATAAGGTATTAATTATAATGTAATTAGCAATATTCAATAGTTTGCATTCGATCAAATTCGTAGTATAGATAAACAGTCAAGTCCGCCCGATCCGCGACATCCGTGTTCCATGAATCGTGTGAACAGAATAGAGTAAAAATGTCCGTAAACGATACAACGATTGTTCAAATACGGACATTCCGGGATTTCTCCGCCGCCGTGAATACGGAAGTAAGTTTATGGCCCGGAAAGAGGACATGCTCCGGTGTCTCGATATTTCATCAACCGTGGTGAAATAATCATGTTCAGGAGAAAAAAACCGGTATGGAACGGATTCCATACCGGTTAAAAAAATCTGTGTGTGACATATAAAAAGCGTGTATCACTGAACGGCGGAGAAGAAATCCATCTTCTGCTGTGCAATACCGCCGGCCTGGGTCAGAGCGAACACTACGAAATTCACACCCATCTTGAGCTGAGGCTCGTTATTCGAAAGGTCTTTCCACTTGATTGCATATCCCTTGTCGGAATAGATTGCGACAAGACGTTGATCAAGCCAGATACCCTCAAGATAAATAACGGCTTTCGCCATCGACGAGTTACGGGCGGTTTCGCCCTGAGCGCCTGTAGTTGTAGTCTGCACCATCTGTATCTCGGAGCCCTGCGGAGGACCATCGTTGAAATCGAAGAAGCAGTGGTACAGCGGATGCTCGTTCGGTATCGGGAGGAACTGCGCATCTGCGCCGAGCGAATCTTTCAGCATCTGTCTGAGCGATGCCTCCGCCTGCCCGAATTCATATTCGGGGGTCCCGTTGTCAACGACAACAAAGCCGCCTTTTCTCAGGTATTCCCCGAAGTTTCTGCGCTCGATATCGGTCAATTCGAATGCCTTGTCAGAAACAACATACACAAACGGCGTCTCGTAAATCTTCCGTGAATCGAGGTACAGATGACTGTCGACCTTTGCGTTGATGTTGGTGTAACGGTTGACCGCTTCGACAAGATTGATAACCGCTCGTTTCAGCTTGTCGGGCGGTTTGAGCTGGGCGCCCCACGCTGTCGAGATATAGACGAATCCCTTGATACTCTGTTTGTTATTCGGGTCCTGAATAACCATGGCCTTGTACTGGCCGGTATCGAGGTCATCGAGAGAAATCATCTCTTCTTTCATCGAAATCTGTTTTTCAGGCTCACGGGCTGCCTGCATCTGAATTTCGATACCGATCGGAATAACGACTTCCTGATCCAGATCGGTTTTCATCTCGTTCGAATAATCAAACGAGGCTACACTGCCCATGAGATCGACGGACGAAACGGACTTGGTCTGAATTTCCGCTGTCGGTTTCCGCTCGACGACTTTCTTGCGTTCAAGAGTCCTGGTTTTCACCCTCTTTTTCTTGAACTCGAAAGCCTTGGTCATTCTCGGGCGCCGGATTACCAGCTCCATGGTCGCCGGTTTAACGACCTTGACCTCGGTCTTTTTAAACATGAAGTACGAACCGACCGCCGCATGGAGCGAAATAGCCACAAGAAGACCCAGAAAGAATATCTTCTGAGTTTCTTTCTCCAGTCTTTCCATGTCGATGGCATCGGATGGACCGCTGAAACGTGATGACGTGTACTGCTCTGCCATGAACGACCACCTTCCTTTCGGTGCTGTCCATCATCTTTTCCGCAATGGGTGATGATGGTTAATCATGGGGTTTACTGTACATATCCTCCTGGCATTTTTTTCTTATAAGACAGGGGCTTTTCCGTTTCTTGAAATTACCCCATCATAAAATATAGTTAATATCAGATTCATGTCAAGCGGGTAATTCATATATTTAAAATCTTTCTTTTGGCCAATAAATTAATATAATTTATACACTTTTTTAATATTTACCTTTTAAGTAATACTGTTCCGGCTGCATGAGCACCATTTTTTTCATGTCAGGATATCTTTCGTGCGCTTCCCTGTTTCATCAATTGTGACCGGTCTTTTTTCATGTGAATACCGTTCAAATGCCGGCCATGTTCCGCATGTACTCCGCATCTGAAGCATCATTATACATTCGCGGGGAATCCGGTATCATTGTACCGCGGAGAACAGCTCGATTTTCTGCCGGGCGATACCGCCATTCTGTGTCAGCGCAAATACGACAAAATTAACCCCCATTTTAAGCTGGGGTTCATTGTTTACCATTAATGTCCACTTCCGCGCATACCCTTTATCCGAGTAAATCGCCACCAGACGTTCATCGAGCCAGATGCCCTCGAGATAAATCACCGCTTTGGCTATGGATGCATCCCGGATTCTCTCGCTCGGCATCCCGGTAGTCGTCGTCTGCGATATCTGAATTTCAGCTCCCTGCGGAGGACCGTCATCGAAATCAAAAAAACAGTGGTACAGCGGATGTTCCCTGGGTATCGGCAGAAACTGAGCATCGGCTCCGAGCGAATCCCTCAGCATCTGCCTGAGCGATGCCTCGGCCTGGCCATACTCATATTCGGGGGTGCCGTTGTCGATTACCGCAAATCCTCCCTGACGTAAATAATCTCCGAAGTTCTTCCGCTCGATATCGGTCAGCTCGAACGCCCTGTCGGCTGTCACATATACAAAGGGCGTTTCCATTATCTTGCGCGAGTCAAGATACAGGTGCGCTTCCGATTTCGCATTTATTTTCGTGTATCTGTTCACAGCCTCCACAAGGTTGATGACCGCCCGTTTCAAATCATCCGGCGGCTTGAGCTGTGCTCCCCATGCTGTCGAGATATAGACAAATCCCTTGATGCTCTGCTTGTTGTTCGGGTCCTGAATGACCATGGCCTTGTACTGGCCGGTATCGAGGTCATCGAGGGAAATCATCTCTTCCTTCATCGAAATCTGCTTTTCCGGCTCACGGGAAGCCTGCATCTGAATTTCGATGCCGATGGGAATCACCACTTCCTGCTCCATATCGGTATTCATCTCGTTCGAATAATCAAACGAGGCAACATTTCCCATGAGTTCGATGGTCGAAACGGATTTGGTCTGAATATCCGCTGTCGGTTTACGCTCGATGACTTTCTTGCGCTCAAGGGTTCGGGTTTTCAGCCTCTTTTTCTTGAATTCAAAAGCTTTTGTCATCCGCGGCCGTCTGATCACGAGCTCCATGGTCGCCGGCTTCACAACTTTGACCACGGTTTTTTTGAACATGAAGTATGAACCGACCGCCGCATGGAGTGAAACAGCCACGAGAAGACCCAGGAAAAATATCTTCTGGGTTTCTTTTTCCAGCCGCCCCATGTCGATGGCATCGGACGGGCCGCTGAACCGTGAAGACGTGTGCTGCTCTGCCAAAACGATCACCTTCATTTCGGTGCTATGATCACTATTTCGCCTGGAGAGGGTGAAAACAATGTAAGAGAAGCTGTATGTCAGATAATTTTCATTTCAAGAGGTTCTGTAGTATTGCTCGGCGGATAAATAATGATACCAATAGCAGGAACAGATGCCGAAACAAGTTCGGCATGACGTCATCCGATGTCACTGTTTAATCAAAGAATTCCTCAGAGTTTACTTCGGGGTAAAAAGCCCCCTTCCGTCACTTCGTGACACCTTCCCCCGTATCGGGGGCAGGCAAATACCGAAGTCGTATCGATTTCCCTTACCCCTTTTTTTAGGTGGAAAGGGATTAAGGGTTAGGGAGCCCGATCCGACACCTCGCAGTTTACTGCGGGGTAGTTCATTCGCCGAAGCAATACGATTATGTATCCCGTTTTTCCCCGTTATGACACGCAGGTAATTTCCACAGGCCTTATTAAGGCTTATGAAGAAGATTATACTGAAACGGTTTCGGGATAATGGTCATGCCGGACGTGGCCCGGCATCGTTAATCTTATAAAGATGCAGCACTAATACACTATCGCCGGGGAATGCCGGCCCGCAGCCGGTGATCGTTTTCTCAGGCGATCCCCTCCCTGAGAACCTTCCGGTAGAGCGCTTCGTACCGGTCGACGATTTTATCCACATGGTACTCTTCGATGACGCGCTCTCTTCCCTGCTGTCCCATATTTTTTGCCAGCTCAGGGCTACTGAGAATTCTGAGACAGCCATCGACCATTGCGGAAATATCGCCCACGGGGAACAACAGTCCGGCAGCGCCATCCCCGAGAAATCCATCCATTCCGCTTCCCGATGTGCCGGCGACGGGAACCTCGCAGCTCATGGCCTCGAGCGCGGTCAGCCCGAAGCTTTCGTGCTCCGAGAGGAGCAGATAGAGATCGGCGAGGGGAATGATGCTGCTGACATCTTCCTGCCTTCCGAGGAAATGCACACGGTCGACAATCCCCTTCTGCTCAGCGAGTATACGGGCGTTTTCTTTTTCCGGGCCGCTGCCGACAAGAATGAGATGGGCCTTCATATGCTTCACGACGCCATCGAAAACCTCGATGATATCCTGTACCCGTTTGACCGGCCTGAAGTTTGAAATATGCATGAGAATTTTTTCGTCCGGTTGAGCGAAACATGCCCGGCACATGGATGGCTGGGGTTTAAAACGGTCGGGATCGACGAAGTTGGGTATCACCTCGATCTTTTTATCCACGGTAAACCGGTACAGCGTCTGGTTTCTCAGATACTGCGAAACAGCGGTAACCGCGTCCGATTCCTCGATGGAAAACCGTGTGATATCATAGTAGGAAGGGTCCATGCCGACGAGAGTTATATCGGTGCCGTGCAGGGTGGTGATGACGGGCAGTATTTTTTTACGCTCGATCACTTTTTTTGCCAGATATGCGCTTGTGGCATGAGGAATGGCATAGTGGACATGGAGGAGGTCGAGTTCCTCACGGAGCGCAATCTGAGCCATTTTCGAGGCAAGCGAGAGACTGTAGGGGACATAATCGAACAGGGGATAATTGAACACCTGAACTTCATGGAAGTAGACATTCTCGACAAACTCGGTAAGACGGTAGGGAAGCGCCGTGGTGATAAAATGGATTTTATGTCCCCGTCCCGCAAGCCGCCTGCCGAGCTCGGTGGCGACCGTTCCGCTGCCGCCGTACGTTGGATAACAGGTAATGCCGATGTTCATAACGATTCATTCCCCCTGCGCTGTGTTGACTCCCGTTCCGCGAAGACGCGATCTTCCTGTACACTGTGACTCTTCACCGCCGTCCCTGTCCGGGAATCAGGGCGCGCAGACCGATTTCGCTGACAAGGTCCTGAATCTCGACCGGCGAATCCATGCGGAAACCCTCGGCGTAATCGGTGTGAATCCTGGAGCCGTGATACCGCATCCGGGCTTCGATCTCACGCGAGAACCGCTCCGACGAGATATAGGTGGGCAGCCCTTCCTGATCGGGATTGTGAACCTGGCTCCGGTAGCAGGATACCGCTTTCATCTTACGGTCGAACTGGTCGGTTATATCGACAATGATGGTCGGAATGACCTCATAATATTCCATCACATAGAGAATCTTGTTCGGCCTGTGTGGCGGCTGTCCCGTATCGTACCGAGCAAGGCCCGAGGTGAAACACGATTCCCTGACCAGCATTGAGGTATGGGTATGGTCGGGGTTACGGTTGTTGGAACCATGGGTTATGACGATATAGGGACGATACTCCCTGAGCGCCTCGACAACCCGTTTCCGGTTTGCAGCCGTGTTTTCGACAGCGGCATCGGGAAATCCGAGATTCGCCCGCACATCGACGCCCAGTATCTCCGCCGCGCACGCCGCCTCACGTGAGCGCTGATCCACATCGCCCCTCGTGCTCATCTCCCCGCGGGTAAAGTCCACGATGCCGGCATGGTACCCCTGATCTTTAAGCCTGATGAGCGTTCCGCCGCAGAGTATCTCGGCATCGTCCGGGTGCGCCATCATACAGAGTACATCCAGCTCCATATCATTCCTTTCCGTATATCATCACTGTCGCACAATGCATGAAAAATAGGATAAACGTCAAATAAAAGCAAGCGCCGAACGGATGGAGGATTCACTGTATTGAGAATGTGTTGACGAAAGTAGAATCTCTCCTGTATACAAACAATAAAAATCTTGTTTTTATTCAATAAATAGGCTATTCTAAACATTATGGATTAGCATAAATGATATAAATATTTTGGATTACATCATTACTAGTAGTGAAATGACAGATATGACAGATATAATAGAGACTCTTGAACTTTTCGACGAAAAGTCTGGTCATCTACTCGAACTCTCACTTTCGCAAGAAATATCTAAGAGTTACAACGCGTCAGTGCGATGGAATCGAGAACAGGGCTGGACCAGCAAGTTCGCTGGACCAAATGGTGAGTCTGTTGACGCTTTTATTCTAACACTTAGACTTTTTATTCAGGATAACGAACCGATCTCACTTCGACGAATGAGAGATCTTTATCGGAAAGCCCCAATTGAACCGGTGTTGGCGGATCAGTTTGATGATGTGTGCACTGAGCTGAACACCTTTCTTGATAGCGAGACACATCTCGCAATTGATGATGATAGACAACTGACCTACCGGGATATTTTCGAGTTTTTTATCTATGGATCGCTGGCACATACAAACACTCCCCAAAAACGTGACATTTTTAAATCTCTGCATAATGGCGAATGGTTTTCTCTATTTCAGGCTCACTTTACTGATGTTCTTAGATCATTTGTTCTTACACTTTCTTCGCTGAGAAGTATAAACGATGAAGTATTGCGGCTACTTAAAGGAACTTCATCATAAAAAACCAGGAAATCGAAATATTTGTTGGATTTTTTCCTTTTCTCGGGTAAAAAAGTGTTATTTTATTGGCTGTAAACGATTGACCGGGAGAGTGCTATGGCAACGGTAACGATTGACGAAGAGAGACTGAAGGATTTGCTGAAATCAGCTCTCGTCGAGGCCCTCGAAGAACACCGTGAGCTCGTGCAGAACATTGTGGAAGAAGCCATGGAAGATATTGGTCTTGCACATGCCATCGGGCATGGGCTT
This window of the bacterium genome carries:
- a CDS encoding DUF4159 domain-containing protein; translation: MAEQYTSSRFSGPSDAIDMERLEKETQKIFFLGLLVAISLHAAVGSYFMFKKTEVKVVKPATMELVIRRPRMTKAFEFKKKRVKTRTLERKKVVERKPTAEIQTKSVSSVDLMGSVASFDYSNEMKTDLDQEVVIPIGIEIQMQAAREPEKQISMKEEMISLDDLDTGQYKAMVIQDPNNKQSIKGFVYISTAWGAQLKPPDKLKRAVINLVEAVNRYTNINAKVDSHLYLDSRKIYETPFVYVVSDKAFELTDIERRNFGEYLRKGGFVVVDNGTPEYEFGQAEASLRQMLKDSLGADAQFLPIPNEHPLYHCFFDFNDGPPQGSEIQMVQTTTTGAQGETARNSSMAKAVIYLEGIWLDQRLVAIYSDKGYAIKWKDLSNNEPQLKMGVNFVVFALTQAGGIAQQKMDFFSAVQ
- the bshA gene encoding N-acetyl-alpha-D-glucosaminyl L-malate synthase BshA, which translates into the protein MNIGITCYPTYGGSGTVATELGRRLAGRGHKIHFITTALPYRLTEFVENVYFHEVQVFNYPLFDYVPYSLSLASKMAQIALREELDLLHVHYAIPHATSAYLAKKVIERKKILPVITTLHGTDITLVGMDPSYYDITRFSIEESDAVTAVSQYLRNQTLYRFTVDKKIEVIPNFVDPDRFKPQPSMCRACFAQPDEKILMHISNFRPVKRVQDIIEVFDGVVKHMKAHLILVGSGPEKENARILAEQKGIVDRVHFLGRQEDVSSIIPLADLYLLLSEHESFGLTALEAMSCEVPVAGTSGSGMDGFLGDGAAGLLFPVGDISAMVDGCLRILSSPELAKNMGQQGRERVIEEYHVDKIVDRYEALYRKVLREGIA
- a CDS encoding DUF4159 domain-containing protein, translating into MAEQHTSSRFSGPSDAIDMGRLEKETQKIFFLGLLVAVSLHAAVGSYFMFKKTVVKVVKPATMELVIRRPRMTKAFEFKKKRLKTRTLERKKVIERKPTADIQTKSVSTIELMGNVASFDYSNEMNTDMEQEVVIPIGIEIQMQASREPEKQISMKEEMISLDDLDTGQYKAMVIQDPNNKQSIKGFVYISTAWGAQLKPPDDLKRAVINLVEAVNRYTKINAKSEAHLYLDSRKIMETPFVYVTADRAFELTDIERKNFGDYLRQGGFAVIDNGTPEYEYGQAEASLRQMLRDSLGADAQFLPIPREHPLYHCFFDFDDGPPQGAEIQISQTTTTGMPSERIRDASIAKAVIYLEGIWLDERLVAIYSDKGYARKWTLMVNNEPQLKMGVNFVVFALTQNGGIARQKIELFSAVQ
- the bshB1 gene encoding bacillithiol biosynthesis deacetylase BshB1, with protein sequence MELDVLCMMAHPDDAEILCGGTLIRLKDQGYHAGIVDFTRGEMSTRGDVDQRSREAACAAEILGVDVRANLGFPDAAVENTAANRKRVVEALREYRPYIVITHGSNNRNPDHTHTSMLVRESCFTSGLARYDTGQPPHRPNKILYVMEYYEVIPTIIVDITDQFDRKMKAVSCYRSQVHNPDQEGLPTYISSERFSREIEARMRYHGSRIHTDYAEGFRMDSPVEIQDLVSEIGLRALIPGQGRR